One window of Scheffersomyces stipitis CBS 6054 chromosome 1, whole genome shotgun sequence genomic DNA carries:
- the GPT1 gene encoding GABA/polyamine transporter — translation ISPVVSEVHVDALRITSMLSNKDITIQVSHEVDDDEAMILAMGYKQEFKREFGAFSVFAVSFSVLGLLPSIAACFDYQQLVIGISPIPWLIAVFFVTSVALSLAEVASAFPVSTGTPYAVSQLAPKKWAPYLTWITCWSNWLCQITASPSVNWSGASLMFALGTFTNPNFVPTTGQVYGLTTGIQVVHAIISSLPTKYLATFNSMGTTCNMLFLVIVFVMILAANDRDNMYNGDIPKFNTNGVAWSLYNQTEWPQGIAMLMSFLGVIWSMSGYDSPFHLAEECSNAAVAAPRAIFLTSSVGGLIGFIFMVAIAYTVVDIDLIAEDPQGLGQPFVSYLTQIMGKNTVIAATALTIVSSFFMGCSCMLAASRVTWAYSRDNMFPGSRWWKKVAPITQTPINAVWVNFFIGQLCLLLMFAGDVAIGAIFSVGGIAGFVSFTMPTLLKITYARNTFKPGPWNLGRFSTPIGFVSVAFVALMIPILCFPYVRGADLTLDQVNWTSLVFFGPLLLATIWWVVDAHKWYIGPKSNLDQDHILYGE, via the coding sequence ATCAGTCCAGTGGTTTCCGAGGTCCATGTGGATGCCTTGAGAATTACTTCGATGCTCTCCAACAAAGATATTACTATTCAGGTATCTCATGAGgttgacgatgatgaagcCATGATTTTGGCTATGGGTTACAAGCAGGAGTTCAAGAGAGAATTCGGAGCATTTTCGGTTTTTGCCGTGTCGTTCTCTGTGCTTGGGTTGCTTCCTTCTATCGCTGCCTGTTTTGATTACCAGCAGTTGGTTATTGGTATTTCTCCCATTCCATGGCTCATTGCCGTGTTCTTTGTCACATCAGTTGctctttctttggctgAAGTAGCTTCTGCTTTTCCAGTTTCTACTGGTACTCCCTATGCTGTTTCACAGTTGGCTCCTAAGAAATGGGCTCCATACTTAACTTGGATCACCTGTTGGTCCAACTGGTTGTGCCAAATCACTGCTTCTCCTTCCGTAAACTGGTCTGGTGCCTCGTTGATGTTTGCCTTGGGTACCTTCACTAACCCCAACTTTGTCCCAACTACTGGTCAAGTCTATGGTTTGACTACAGGTAtccaagttgttcatgCTATCATCTCTTCGTTACCTACAAAATACTTGGCTACCTTTAACTCTATGGGTACAACTTGTAATATGTTGTTCTTGGTCATTGTGTTCGTGATGATCCTCGCGGCCAACGATAGAGACAACATGTACAACGGAGACATCCCCAAGTTCAATACAAACGGTGTAGCCTGGTCTTTGTATAACCAAACTGAGTGGCCCCAAGGTATCGCCATGTTGATGTCCTTCTTGGGTGTCATCTGGTCTATGAGTGGTTACGATTCCCCTTTCCATCTTGCTGAGGAATGTTCCAACGCCGCTGTGGCTGCTCCTAGAGCcatcttcttgacttcttcagtagGTGGCCTTATtggtttcattttcatGGTTGCTATTGCATACACTGTAGTTGACATTGATCTCATTGCTGAGGATCCTCAGGGGTTGGGACAACCATTCGTTTCTTATCTTACTCAAATAATGGGCAAAAACACCGTTATCGCTGCTACAGCTTTGACAATTGTATCGTCCTTCTTCATGGGTTGTTCTTGTATGTTGGCTGCTTCCAGAGTAACATGGGCCTACTCTCGTGATAACATGTTCCCAGGTTCCAGATGGTGGAAAAAGGTGGCTCCAATCACCCAAACCCCCATCAATGCCGTGTGGGTTAACTTTTTCATCGGTCAATTGTGTCTCTTGCTTATGTTTGCTGGTGATGTAGCCATCGGTGCCATTTTCTCTGTTGGTGGTATTGCTGGTTTTGTTTCCTTCACAATGCCAACTCTTTTGAAAATCACATACGCCAGAAATACTTTCAAGCCTGGCCCATGGAACTTGGGTCGTTTCTCTACTCCAATCGGTTTTGTATCGGTAGCCTTCGTCGCTCTTATGATTCCTATCTTATGCTTCCCATACGTCCGTGGTGCCGACTTGACTCTCGACCAGGTCAACTGGACCCTGTTGGTATTTTTTGgtcctcttcttttggCCACTATCTGGTGGGTTGTTGACGCTCACAAGTGGTACATTGGTCCAAAGAGTAATCTTGACCAAGACCACATTCTCTACGGAGAG
- the AMB1 gene encoding beta alanine synthase (N-carbamoyl-L-amino acid hydrolase (L-carbamoylase) (bacterial geobacillus)), with the protein MSFKSLKLTPGRLLATIHDTAEKFGAKGVWGPASTETGVCRLTLSDLDKGVRDWFIAETKGLGCEIKVDQIGNIFAIYPGKKENANALPTAIGSHLDTQPTGGRYDGIYGVLSGLEVLRTLKDNDFVPNYPIALIDWTNEEGARFPMSIMASSVWAQNIPLERAYKLESVTDAEPVTVEHELKRIGYLGETAASYLANPIKAHFEIHIEQGPILEDEDKLIGIVTGVQAYSWIKVKVFGKAQHTGTTPLAARSDALLAASKMIVKGNELAKKHNCLFSVGVLNLQPAVVNVIPEHVEFIIDVRHVKDDGLSVILEEIKSDFVSIVGDSGRALTVEFDHIYTSDAVKFHEDCISSVTESAEEIVGKEKARTIISGAGHDSCATSTRVPTSMIFIPSKDGVSHNPAEYSKPEEVHTGFEVLLNAVLKYDSKRTD; encoded by the coding sequence ATGTCTTTCAAATCGTTAAAACTTACCCCCGGCAGATTGCTTGCTACCATTCATGACACGGCTGAGAAGTTCGGTGCCAAAGGAGTGTGGGGCCCAGCATCGACTGAAACTGGAGTATGTCGTCTCACGTTAAGCGATCTTGACAAAGGAGTGAGAGATTGGTTTATCGCGGAAACGAAAGGCTtaggctgcgaaatcaAGGTCGACCAGATCGGTAATATTTTTGCCATATACCCAGggaaaaaagaaaatgcCAATGCTCTCCCAACAGCCATTGGGTCTCATTTGGATACCCAGCCTACTGGGGGAAGATACGACGGGATCTACGGAGTGTTGTCTGGGTTGGAAGTGTTGAGAACACTAAAGGACAACGACTTTGTGCCCAACTACCCAATTGCGCTTATAGACTGGaccaatgaagaaggtgCCAGATTCCCCATGTCGATCATGGCCTCGAGTGTATGGGCTCAAAACATTCCTTTGGAACGGGCCTATAAGCTTGAGTCAGTGACAGATGCCGAGCCTGTAACTGTAGAACACGAGTTGAAAAGAATCGGCTATTTGGGTGAAACTGCAGCCAGTTACCTTGCCAATCCCATTAAAGCTCATTTCGAGATTCATATTGAGCAGGGCCCTATTCTTGAAGACGAGGACAAACTCATTGGTATCGTCACAGGAGTCCAAGCATATTCTTGGATCAAGGTAAAAGTATTTGGTAAGGCACAACATACAGGGACTACACCTTTGGCAGCTCGTTCTGATGCCTTGTTAGCAGCTTCCAAGATGATTGTCAAAGGTAACGAATTGGCCAAGAAACATAACTGTTTATTCTCTGTAGGTGTTCTCAATCTTCAACCAGCTGTAGTCAATGTGATTCCCGAACATGTCGAGTTCATTATCGATGTACGTCATGTGAAGGATGATGGTTTGAGCGTAATTTTGGAGGAGATCAAGTCGGACTTTGTTCTGATTGTTGGTGATTCTGGAAGGGCTTTGACAGTCGAGTTTGACCACATTTACACTTCAGATGCTGTCAAATTCCATGAAGACTGTATTTCTAGTGTAACCGAATCAGCGGAAGAGATAGTGGGAAAAGAGAAGGCTCGTACTATCATCAGTGGTGCTGGTCACGACTCATGTGCTACAAGTACTAGAGTACCTACGTCGATGATCTTCATTCCTTCGAAAGACGGAGTCAGTCACAACCCTGCCGAATACAGTAAGCCGGAAGAGGTCCACACTGGATTTGAAGTATTGCTTAATGCGGTGCTCAAGTACGATAGCAAGAGAACTGATTAA
- the UTAF1 gene encoding Splicing factor U2AF 23 kDa subunit (U2 auxiliary factor 23 kDa subunit) (U2 snRNP auxiliary factor small subunit) (U2AF23): protein MHKNVIARNGEDRLPCTFYNKIGACRHGEKCSRKHIRPLTSFTILLPNLYQNPKLNKNEGEELNPKQLQQNFDQFFKDIFVKFATLGEIKELVVCENENNHLNGNVYVRFKTKQEAAEATLLLNQEWFNARPVHCELSPVSSFPEANCRAYETSSCTRGDHCNFMHVRHPTQSLVESLFQSQTK, encoded by the coding sequence ATGCATAAGAATGTCATTGCTCGAAACGGAGAAGACAGGCTACCATGTACCTTTTACAACAAGATAGGTGCTTGTAGACACGGAGAAAAGTGTTCCAGAAAACATATACGGCCTTTGACTTCATTTACGATACTCTTGCCCAATCTTTACCAGAAtcccaagttgaacaagaacgAAGGAGAAGAGTTGAATCCCAAACAGCTTCAGCAGAACTTTgatcaatttttcaaagataTCTTTGTCAAGTTTGCGACTTTGGGCGAGATAAAAGAGCTCGTGGTTTGtgaaaatgagaataaCCATCTTAATGGAAACGTATATGTTCGATTCAAGACTAAACAAGAAGCTGCTGAGGCTACATTATTGCTTAACCAGGAATGGTTTAATGCCAGACCAGTACATTGTGAATTGTCACCCGTATCTAGCTTTCCGGAAGCTAACTGTAGAGCTTATGAAACGTCACTGTGCACAAGGGGAGACCATTGTAACTTTATGCATGTGCGACATCCTACCCAGCTGTTGGTAGAGAGTCTTTTTCAATCGCAAACCAAA
- the LAS21 gene encoding major facilitator superfamily involved in the attachment of glycosylphosphatidylinositol (GPI) anchors to proteins (Local Anesthetics Sensitive: involved in the attachment of glycosylphosphatidylinositol (GPI) anchors to proteins.), translated as MGSTSLATRWVVQLLLIGAHIAGLLLFFRGFFPSKVVLPGFGNFHNGASPFAERGKPQFDKVIVMVVDAMRADFCYSQEHSHMTFLHELINDGKAVPFTGFSHPPTVTLPRLKGITTGGTPNFLDAILNVADDKDQSQGLLSQDSWIYQYKKLGKSINFYGDDTWLKLFPGQFDKVEGTNSFFVSDFTEVDLNVTRHLTEELDRQQSRWDGLILHYLGLDHIGHKGGPNSVFMKPKQEEMDSVLRRLYEYAETSQKRKESVLIVLMGDHGMNEIGNHGASSVGETNAALSFISPKFNHKNEQKAPLADSPDYSYYSSVSQIDLVPTLAGLLNFPIPKNSLGIIIRELLELWPSEKQKLAILMENCNQFMDLFSAKHDKSEHLDVWEKWSQLQDSKVVSSIDDHFDFLLKVQDILASAATNYNYDDMWTGFALTVVSAVVTLITFNSYFLKQSENSFKLAQYFQLFAIVYSLHFHGSSLIEEEHQLWWFFTVLSFVYLAFTCFVLNRTNAFYWSLIFIGIRIIRSWNNSGQKYSSSNTISYYLLNENSDLLWALNLITYLVTTVAIFAQGRIVECLSILNDSQGRNSDFQQAGNLLSFVLIFVASSISFSFKVCQYYNDGYDVPGWLNFLFKWVLSSYDVDIKSLNDPDFKFQLQDLNISIARLSGYFILGILGLRIVAGKIKKLSSGIITDMINISTLYLLQQSKYENIPMFLTFMLIKFAFTKLVVSVQVKGVDIDQLIAICAIFTICMQNLSFFCLGNTNSLATVDLSNAYNGIKSYDVIPVGVLTFLSNFVAPVYWSLSGLQIFFEPSRVLFNSELASKDLINFSFLRKSVFLVKSNVTLVFYAIAAVNLLGSCINLRFHLFIWTVFSPKLLYFASWSVLVNFFVDLVVAFVILFIFY; from the coding sequence ATGGGTCTGACGTCTTTAGCCACACGCTGGGTCGTGCAATTGCTTCTTATAGGTGCACATATTGCCGGACTCTTGCTTTTTTTCCGCGGCTTCTTTCCTTCGAAAGTAGTACTTCCAGGTTTCGGCAACTTCCACAATGGGGCATCTCCGTTTGCTGAACGAGGCAAACCTCAGTTCGACAAGGTCATTGTCATGGTTGTAGATGCTATGAGAGCAGACTTTTGCTACTCACAGGAACATTCTCATATGACTTTTCTTCAcgagttgatcaacgacGGTAAAGCTGTTCCATTCACTGGGTTTTCCCATCCCCCCACAGTGACTCTACCCAGACTCAAAGGTATCACCACAGGAGGCACGCCTAACTTTTTGGACGCAATTCTTAATGTCGCTGACGACAAGGACCAATCGCAGGGCTTGCTTTCGCAGGACTCGTGGATCTACCagtacaagaagttgggtAAAAGCATCAACTTCTATGGTGACGATACctggttgaagttgtttcctGGCCAGTTCGACAAGGTCGAGGGAACCAACTCTTTTTTTGTCAGCGACTTCACGGAAGTTGATCTCAATGTCACGAGACATTTGACGGAAGAACTCGACAGACAGCAATCGCGTTGGGACGGCTTGATTTTGCACTACTTAGGTCTAGACCATATTGGCCATAAGGGGGGCCCGAACTCTGTCTTCATGAAACCGAAGCAAGAGGAAATGGATAGCGTGCTTCGAAGATTGTATGAATATGCTGAAACTTCTCAGAAACGTAAGGAGAGTGTTCTTATTGTCCTTATGGGAGACCATGGGATGAACGAAATAGGAAACCACGGTGCATCTTCTGTCGGTGAAACCAACGCAGCGTTGCTGTTTATTTCACCCAAGTTTAACCACAAAAATGAGCAAAAAGCTCCATTAGCTGATTCTCCAGATTACTCGTACTACTCTTCGGTAAGTCAAATCGATTTGGTGCCTACTTTGGCTGGACTTTTGaactttccaattcctAAGAACAGTTTGGGGATTATCATCAGAGAGCTTTTAGAGCTTTGGCCTAGTGAAAAGCAGAAGTTGGCCATTTTGATGGAAAACTGTAACCAATTCATGGATTTGTTTTCTGCAAAACACGATAAGCTGGAACACTTGGATGTGTGGGAGAAATGGAGTCAATTGCAAGATTCGAAGGTAGTTAGTTCTATTGATGATcactttgacttcttgttAAAGGTACAAGATATTTTGGCATCTGCTGCTACGAACTATAACTATGATGATATGTGGACGGGATTTGCTTTGACTGTTGTTTCGGCTGTAGTTACGTTGATTACGTTCAATTCgtacttcttgaaacaGTCTGAAAATTCTTTCAAGTTAGCCCAATATTTCCAGTTATTTGCCATAGTGTACTCGCTACATTTCCATGGTTCTTCACtaattgaagaagaacatcaGCTCTGGTGGTTCTTTACTGTCTTGAGTTTTGTATATCTAGCTTTCACATGTTTCGTTTTGAACAGAACCAATGCCTTCTATTGGAGTTTGATATTCATTGGAATAAGAATCATCAGATCATGGAACAATAGTGGTCAAAAATACTCATCGTCCAACACGATTTCATACTACTTGCTCAATGAAAACAGCGACTTGTTGTGGGCGTTAAACTTGATCACTTACTTGGTGACCACAGTAGCCATTTTTGCACAAGGAAGAATTGTCGAGTGTTTAAGTATTCTTAACGATTCACAAGGCAGAAATTCAGATTTCCAGCAAGCAGGAAATTTGTTGTCTTTTGTCCTTATCTTTGTAGCCAGCTCTATTTCGTTCCTGTTCAAAGTATGCCAATACTACAATGATGGCTATGATGTACCTGGTTGgctcaatttcttgtttaaATGGGTGTTGAGTTCATATGATGTCGATATCAAATCGTTAAACGACCCTGATTTCAAGTTCCAATTACAGGACCTAAATATTCTGATTGCCAGACTAAGTGGCTACTTCATTTTGGGCATCTTGGGTCTTAGAATTGTAGCAGGAAAGATCAAGAAGCTTAGCTCTGGAATCATCACGGACATGATTAACATTTCCACCTTGTATTTATTACAGCAGtccaaatatgaaaatattCCGATGTTCCTTACCTTCatgttgatcaagtttgCCTTCACCAAGTTGGTTGTGTCAGTTCAAGTTAAAGGGGTTGACATTGATCAGCTCATTGCAATCTGTGCAATTTTCACCATTTGCATGCAAAATCTTTCGTTCTTCTGCTTGGGAAACACAAACCTGTTGGCCACTGTAGATTTGTCCAATGCATACAACGGAATCAAATCGTATGATGTTATCCCGGTGGGTGTTTTGACATTCTTGTCGAACTTCGTAGCTCCAGTGTACTGGTCTCTCTCGGGACTCCAGATATTCTTCGAGCCATCCAGAGTTTTGTTCAACAGTGAGTTAGCGTCcaaagacttgatcaacttccTGTTCTTACGCAAATCGGTTTTCTTGGTGAAATCAAATGTGACATTAGTTTTCTATGCTATTGCTGCTGTCAACCTTCTTGGTTCTTGTATTAATTTGAGATTTCACTTATTTATTTGGACGGTGTTCTCACCAAAGTTGTTGTACTTTGCCAGTTGGTCTGTGttggtcaacttctttgtcGACTTGGTGGTTGCATTCGTCATCTTATTTATTTTTTACTAA